The following proteins are encoded in a genomic region of uncultured Ilyobacter sp.:
- a CDS encoding aminotransferase class I/II-fold pyridoxal phosphate-dependent enzyme produces MSQFTSKHSQGKYLSDGVFGVAKEARERKAEIGSDEVIDSTLGVFFTENEELGTLATFFEKYNELDSLKKAKYAEAIIGNKKYLDAVENWVLDDVKRDFYVRSVATAGGTGALSNTMWNHLDAGQAIVFPDIAWGSYKVMAREYSLETMEYELFDENDTFNVKSFLDNCREAVDKHGKVVAIINDPCHNPTGYTMNDVEWKEVIEGLNKIGEKGAVILINDIAYMDFSFKGLKESRQYMKAFNNISDNVMIIIAFSMSKSFTSYGFRVGAQIAIAKKEETVEEFRRITEFSCRSRWSNIPNGGMEIFSDIMNDADLLKKSNEERAEFVEMLATRGNIFRSEARECGLPIYPYKEGFFVTVRLSKEDTLNLQEALKKKNIFTVAVGGGIRIALCGLTQKKVKGLAFVIKETLDEIKK; encoded by the coding sequence ATGAGTCAATTTACATCAAAACATTCCCAGGGGAAATATCTGTCAGACGGGGTTTTCGGGGTTGCAAAAGAAGCTAGAGAAAGAAAGGCTGAGATAGGTAGCGATGAGGTCATCGATTCAACTCTTGGGGTATTTTTCACTGAAAATGAGGAGTTGGGTACCCTTGCAACTTTCTTTGAAAAATACAATGAGCTTGATTCACTAAAAAAAGCTAAGTATGCAGAGGCCATCATAGGAAATAAAAAATATCTGGATGCCGTTGAAAACTGGGTTTTAGATGATGTAAAAAGGGACTTTTATGTGAGAAGTGTAGCTACTGCAGGAGGAACAGGAGCCCTTAGCAATACAATGTGGAACCATCTAGATGCTGGTCAAGCAATTGTTTTTCCAGATATAGCCTGGGGATCTTATAAAGTAATGGCTAGAGAGTATTCTTTAGAGACAATGGAGTATGAGCTTTTTGATGAAAATGACACTTTTAATGTGAAATCCTTCTTAGATAACTGTAGGGAAGCTGTGGACAAACACGGGAAAGTGGTGGCAATAATAAATGATCCATGCCATAATCCAACTGGATACACAATGAATGATGTAGAGTGGAAGGAAGTTATAGAGGGACTCAACAAAATAGGTGAAAAGGGTGCTGTTATTCTTATAAATGATATAGCCTATATGGACTTTTCCTTCAAGGGACTAAAAGAGTCTAGACAGTATATGAAAGCCTTTAATAATATATCTGACAATGTAATGATAATAATAGCCTTCTCAATGTCTAAAAGTTTTACAAGTTATGGATTTAGAGTCGGGGCACAGATCGCTATTGCTAAAAAAGAGGAGACTGTTGAAGAGTTTAGGAGAATAACTGAGTTTTCATGCAGATCTAGATGGTCTAATATCCCAAATGGGGGAATGGAAATATTTTCTGATATAATGAATGACGCTGACCTTCTAAAGAAGTCAAATGAAGAGAGAGCTGAATTTGTGGAGATGCTAGCTACGAGAGGGAATATATTCAGATCCGAAGCTAGAGAGTGCGGTCTACCTATATATCCGTATAAGGAGGGATTTTTTGTAACTGTAAGGTTGAGCAAAGAGGACACTTTAAACCTTCAAGAGGCTCTTAAAAAGAAAAATATTTTTACAGTAGCTGTTGGAGGGGGAATAAGAATAGCTCTTTGCGGTCTAACACAGAAAAAAGTAAAGGGACTTGCCTTTGTTATAAAAGAAACATTAGATGAAATCAAAAAATGA
- a CDS encoding LytS/YhcK type 5TM receptor domain-containing protein, with the protein MLQLFNHLLNNIGYTITIAFFLSRLKAFRKIIEKEAFETRDKLILSIVFSTMAILGTYVGVDYNGAIANTRNIGVVVGGILGGPVVGITAGVIAGIHRVLIDINGITALPCGLATIIGGILSGMLYKNIGVNNRKIYGFVAGVIVENISMAFILIFSKPFHIAQDIVMNIYVPMVLANALGVSIVIAITESIQEDKEKMAGEQSKLAMEIANKTLPFFRELDNNSLKNVCRVIQESLGAKVVIITDKKYILANYSDDPEYLLTHREIISESTKEVLNSGKLLVIESTDDETKFHCGLKDIHSAIITPLKEAEKVVGALKIYYAENSSLSSRNRYLAEGLSQLISTQLEISRLERLKEMAAKSELRALQAQINPHFLFNALHTVASFVRMDPSKAREIIIDLSTYLRFNIESGDKPVTLEKELEQVKAYVNIERARFNGKINVHYFVEEEVRGRMIPSLIIQPLVENSIKHGILKNTHAGNVWISAYREGKDLRVEIQDDGAGIDERIIEKINSEDKKPERIGLYNVHSRIKLLYGKGLLIEKLEKGTKISFLVKSGGEK; encoded by the coding sequence ATGCTTCAATTATTCAATCATCTTTTAAATAATATAGGATATACAATTACAATAGCCTTTTTTCTTTCAAGGCTTAAGGCCTTTAGGAAAATCATCGAAAAAGAAGCCTTTGAAACCAGGGATAAGCTGATACTGTCAATTGTATTTTCCACTATGGCTATATTGGGAACTTATGTAGGGGTAGACTACAACGGCGCTATTGCAAACACAAGAAATATAGGTGTAGTTGTAGGAGGAATACTAGGAGGGCCGGTGGTCGGGATAACTGCAGGAGTAATTGCAGGAATTCACAGGGTGCTTATTGATATCAATGGAATAACCGCCCTTCCTTGTGGACTAGCTACTATTATAGGTGGAATTCTGTCAGGGATGCTCTATAAAAATATAGGGGTGAACAACAGGAAAATTTATGGTTTTGTGGCAGGGGTCATCGTGGAAAATATAAGTATGGCGTTTATACTTATATTTTCAAAGCCTTTTCATATAGCACAGGATATAGTAATGAATATATATGTTCCGATGGTTCTTGCAAATGCACTAGGTGTGTCTATTGTCATAGCAATAACAGAGAGCATACAAGAGGACAAGGAAAAAATGGCAGGAGAACAGTCGAAACTTGCCATGGAAATAGCCAATAAAACTCTTCCTTTTTTCAGAGAACTTGACAACAACTCTCTGAAAAATGTGTGCCGAGTCATACAGGAATCTCTAGGAGCCAAGGTTGTAATAATAACAGATAAGAAGTATATACTGGCAAATTATAGTGATGATCCCGAGTACCTTTTGACGCATAGGGAGATAATAAGTGAGTCTACAAAAGAGGTACTTAACTCAGGGAAATTATTGGTTATCGAAAGTACAGATGATGAAACAAAATTTCACTGTGGTCTAAAAGATATTCATTCTGCTATTATAACACCTTTAAAAGAGGCCGAAAAAGTAGTTGGGGCACTTAAAATATATTATGCAGAAAATAGCTCCCTGTCATCTAGAAACAGGTATCTGGCAGAGGGACTCTCTCAGCTCATATCGACTCAGTTAGAAATAAGCCGGCTAGAAAGATTGAAGGAGATGGCAGCAAAATCAGAACTAAGAGCACTGCAGGCCCAGATAAATCCGCATTTTCTTTTTAATGCACTGCACACAGTGGCTTCTTTTGTGAGAATGGATCCCTCTAAGGCAAGAGAGATAATAATTGATCTTTCTACATATTTGAGATTTAATATTGAAAGCGGTGACAAACCAGTTACCCTTGAAAAAGAGCTTGAGCAGGTCAAGGCCTATGTAAACATAGAACGGGCCAGGTTTAACGGGAAAATAAATGTTCATTATTTTGTAGAGGAAGAGGTAAGGGGACGTATGATTCCTAGCCTTATAATACAGCCACTTGTTGAAAATTCGATAAAACATGGGATTCTTAAAAATACCCATGCGGGGAATGTATGGATCAGTGCTTATAGAGAAGGGAAGGATCTCAGGGTAGAAATACAAGATGACGGGGCAGGTATAGATGAAAGGATAATAGAAAAAATAAATTCTGAAGATAAAAAACCTGAACGAATTGGATTGTATAATGTCCACAGCAGAATCAAGCTCTTGTACGGCAAGGGGCTTTTAATAGAAAAACTTGAAAAGGGTACTAAAATCAGTTTTCTTGTAAAATCCGGGGGGGAAAAATGA
- a CDS encoding YhdH/YhfP family quinone oxidoreductase: MKFRAVRIFEEDGNFVKKIVERSIEDLPEGDVVIKVKYTSLNYKDALSCTGNRGVTRNYPHTPGIDAAGVVTESKTPDFKAGDEVILTGFDLGMNTDGGFGEYIRVPKEWVIKRPANLSLKEAMIYGTAGFTAGLSVYELMKDVKPEDGKILVSGGTGGVGSHAVRFLSKMGYNVTAVINGDQEEKLATKLGAEETINREALDDKSGKALLKQSWAGVVDTVGGNPLSTAIRSASYGGVVTTCGNVAGGELPASTVYPFILRGVKLVGIDSVQCPKEKREKIWDLISKDWKGTNLDSGIKEVDIDGIFDEVENMLNGRLIGRVIIRHKD, from the coding sequence ATGAAATTTAGAGCAGTTAGAATATTTGAAGAAGATGGGAATTTTGTAAAGAAAATAGTAGAAAGAAGTATAGAGGATCTTCCAGAGGGAGATGTGGTAATCAAGGTGAAATACACCTCATTAAACTATAAAGATGCCTTATCTTGTACAGGTAACAGGGGAGTGACAAGAAATTATCCTCATACTCCTGGAATAGATGCTGCAGGAGTGGTAACAGAATCTAAGACTCCTGATTTCAAAGCCGGTGATGAAGTTATACTTACTGGATTTGATCTAGGTATGAATACCGACGGAGGTTTTGGAGAGTATATAAGAGTTCCTAAGGAATGGGTTATAAAAAGACCTGCAAATCTTTCTTTAAAAGAGGCTATGATCTATGGAACGGCAGGATTTACAGCTGGACTTTCAGTTTATGAGCTGATGAAAGATGTGAAACCTGAAGATGGAAAAATCCTTGTAAGTGGAGGAACTGGGGGAGTAGGAAGTCATGCAGTGAGATTCCTCTCAAAAATGGGATATAATGTAACGGCAGTTATTAACGGCGATCAAGAAGAGAAACTGGCAACGAAGCTAGGAGCTGAAGAAACTATAAACAGAGAAGCCTTAGATGATAAAAGTGGGAAGGCACTCTTAAAGCAAAGCTGGGCAGGAGTTGTAGACACAGTTGGCGGAAACCCTCTTTCAACGGCAATAAGATCAGCAAGTTACGGAGGAGTAGTCACTACCTGCGGAAATGTGGCAGGAGGGGAACTTCCAGCTTCAACAGTATATCCGTTTATACTGAGAGGAGTAAAATTGGTAGGAATTGATTCTGTACAGTGCCCTAAAGAAAAAAGGGAAAAAATATGGGACCTTATATCTAAAGACTGGAAGGGAACAAATCTCGATTCGGGAATAAAAGAGGTTGACATAGATGGTATTTTTGATGAAGTGGAAAATATGCTAAATGGTAGACTCATAGGTAGGGTAATAATCAGACATAAGGACTAG
- a CDS encoding threonine/serine exporter family protein codes for MITDKILKLSTHAGKIILENGGETYRVENTVCKICEMYGYSADCFATLTGIMASIEDQDGNISSIIVRISKRGTNLDKIHRVNLLANEAYKQTPEEFMRSLKSIEIKKPYPMHLNFLAYAFCAASFSVIFGGTYRDFIVAMIIGGALNLFIRLSTKLEINYFIINSVGGAICAIIGVFFLKIEAADNLDKIIIGSLMLLVPGLALTNAVRDIIAGDFMAGMARGVEALLIATSLAIGTGAVLTLML; via the coding sequence ATGATTACAGATAAAATATTAAAGCTCTCCACCCACGCAGGAAAAATAATCCTCGAAAATGGCGGAGAAACTTACAGGGTGGAAAATACCGTTTGCAAAATCTGTGAAATGTACGGATATTCTGCCGATTGCTTTGCCACTCTTACTGGAATTATGGCATCAATAGAGGATCAGGATGGAAACATATCCTCTATAATAGTAAGGATTTCAAAACGAGGCACAAATCTCGATAAAATACACCGGGTAAACCTCTTGGCAAACGAAGCTTATAAGCAGACTCCCGAAGAATTCATGAGGTCACTAAAATCAATTGAAATCAAGAAACCTTACCCCATGCACCTTAATTTCTTGGCCTATGCCTTTTGTGCAGCATCTTTCTCAGTTATTTTCGGAGGAACCTACCGGGATTTTATTGTTGCAATGATTATAGGCGGGGCCTTAAACTTATTCATCCGGCTGTCCACCAAATTGGAAATAAATTATTTCATCATCAATAGTGTAGGCGGTGCAATTTGTGCAATAATAGGGGTTTTCTTCTTAAAAATTGAAGCCGCAGACAATTTGGACAAGATAATTATAGGCTCACTCATGCTTTTAGTTCCCGGATTAGCCCTCACAAATGCCGTTAGGGATATTATAGCCGGAGATTTTATGGCTGGAATGGCACGTGGTGTAGAAGCTCTGCTTATAGCCACCTCTTTGGCTATAGGAACAGGTGCAGTTCTAACATTAATGTTGTAA
- a CDS encoding threonine/serine exporter family protein, with protein sequence MIKQVLFSLLATFCFAVIFNIRGKKLFFTSIGGGISWLTYLLCINAGYSISFSYFLSSIALTLFSEIFARYLETPVTTILICGLIPLVPGGGIYYTMYNIIKEKPLAAFSKGIETFLISCSLAMGIVFVTSFIKILKDIHRKKIVSRIIPK encoded by the coding sequence ATGATAAAGCAGGTTTTATTTTCTTTACTTGCCACATTTTGTTTTGCAGTAATTTTTAACATAAGAGGTAAGAAACTTTTTTTCACCTCTATAGGCGGAGGTATAAGCTGGCTCACCTATCTTTTATGCATAAATGCAGGGTATTCCATATCCTTTTCATATTTTCTGTCCTCTATAGCTCTGACTCTTTTCTCTGAGATTTTTGCAAGGTATCTCGAGACACCGGTTACCACCATTCTCATCTGCGGACTTATTCCATTGGTTCCAGGAGGCGGAATATATTATACAATGTATAATATCATAAAAGAAAAACCCCTGGCTGCTTTTTCAAAAGGCATAGAAACCTTTCTAATTTCATGCTCTTTAGCCATGGGCATAGTCTTTGTTACATCCTTTATCAAAATTTTAAAAGATATACATAGGAAAAAAATTGTCTCAAGAATAATTCCTAAATAA
- a CDS encoding LytTR family DNA-binding domain-containing protein, giving the protein MKCIIVDDEYPSREELKYFIKNFSDIEIVQEFEDPLEVLKYLQENSVDIIFLDINMPNLDGMSLGKLISKFNKKPEMVFITAYDHYAVDAFDIQAFDYIMKPYSEERIVNTLKRLENRYGVKSDDVKESHTHSKLTICKGDKMQVLSLDEVYYCEACERETKIFTEKDIYMSKLKISDLETKLPKDMFFRCHRSYIVNIDKISEIIPWFNSTYNLKFKGLKDEVPVSRGKVKEFKEIMNIK; this is encoded by the coding sequence ATGAAGTGTATAATTGTAGATGATGAATATCCTTCGAGAGAGGAATTAAAATATTTTATAAAAAATTTTAGCGACATAGAAATTGTTCAGGAATTTGAAGATCCTTTAGAGGTCCTTAAATACCTTCAAGAAAACAGTGTGGATATAATATTTCTAGATATAAATATGCCAAATTTAGATGGAATGAGTCTTGGTAAACTTATTTCAAAATTCAATAAAAAGCCTGAGATGGTTTTTATCACTGCATATGATCATTATGCAGTTGACGCCTTTGATATTCAAGCTTTTGACTATATTATGAAACCTTATTCAGAAGAGAGGATAGTTAATACTCTAAAAAGGCTTGAAAACAGATACGGAGTTAAGTCCGATGATGTTAAAGAATCTCACACCCATTCAAAACTAACCATATGCAAGGGAGATAAAATGCAGGTTTTATCTTTAGATGAAGTATATTATTGTGAGGCCTGTGAACGGGAGACAAAGATATTTACAGAAAAAGATATCTATATGTCTAAACTAAAAATTTCAGATTTGGAAACCAAGCTCCCTAAAGATATGTTTTTTAGATGTCACAGATCCTATATAGTAAATATAGATAAAATATCAGAAATAATACCATGGTTTAACAGTACTTATAATCTAAAGTTTAAAGGTCTCAAAGACGAGGTGCCTGTAAGCCGTGGTAAAGTAAAAGAGTTTAAGGAGATAATGAATATAAAATAA
- a CDS encoding AAA family ATPase — MYLKKIHIKNWKSIENESIELENLMLLIGGANHGKSSIFSAILFFLGERNYRKKDKRKGGDEVEIEGKFQIISLEKLKKLKPYLDKNDDLVLRITGGDEGFTYRVIKDYKSREIKWNDYQDIIKNIEVVFIPSVAASSKELTDFFYKKLLTVLDNENACHEGIIEEIKTVYSVLQQDYASRGLQRNVIFNIARILSRESKKKKRSILGSTMILYEEPELYLHPQAERELYNTLIHLSKFGTQIYVCTHSSNFVGLKQYRSICIVRRDERGTKVFQNRKRLFSRDEVKRFNMNYWINPDRSELFFAKKVILVEGQTDKILLPYLAECIGAYKYEYSIIECGSKSTIPQFIRLLNGFRIPYTAVYDKDKHNWRTEYDKENAEYKNKGIQRSIDYSIGSYVEFENDIEEEIDSSERERKNYRHKPFMALKKVMAKDYVIPDKLKIKVEKIFK; from the coding sequence ATGTACCTGAAAAAAATACATATAAAAAACTGGAAATCTATAGAGAATGAAAGCATAGAACTAGAGAATCTCATGTTGCTGATAGGGGGAGCCAATCATGGGAAATCTAGTATTTTTTCAGCAATACTGTTTTTTCTAGGAGAGCGAAACTACCGAAAAAAAGATAAGAGAAAAGGTGGGGATGAGGTTGAAATAGAGGGAAAATTTCAGATAATTTCACTTGAAAAGCTAAAGAAACTGAAACCTTATCTAGACAAAAATGATGATCTTGTTTTGAGAATAACAGGTGGAGATGAAGGATTCACCTATAGGGTAATCAAAGATTACAAGAGTAGAGAGATAAAATGGAATGATTACCAAGATATTATAAAAAATATAGAGGTTGTTTTTATTCCCTCGGTGGCGGCAAGTTCAAAGGAACTTACAGATTTTTTCTATAAGAAACTTCTCACAGTCCTTGATAATGAAAATGCCTGCCACGAAGGGATTATAGAAGAAATAAAGACAGTATATTCTGTATTGCAGCAAGACTATGCAAGCAGGGGACTTCAGAGAAATGTAATATTTAATATTGCCAGGATTCTTTCTAGAGAATCTAAAAAGAAAAAAAGAAGTATATTAGGCAGCACTATGATTTTATATGAAGAACCTGAACTTTATCTGCACCCTCAGGCAGAGAGGGAACTCTATAACACACTTATACATCTTTCTAAATTTGGGACACAGATATATGTGTGCACCCACTCTAGCAACTTTGTGGGTTTGAAGCAGTACAGGTCTATATGTATAGTGAGGCGAGATGAAAGAGGGACTAAGGTGTTTCAAAACAGAAAAAGACTTTTTTCCAGAGATGAGGTCAAAAGATTTAATATGAATTACTGGATAAATCCTGACAGGAGTGAACTTTTTTTTGCAAAAAAGGTGATACTTGTTGAGGGACAGACCGATAAGATACTTCTTCCTTATCTGGCAGAATGTATAGGGGCCTATAAATATGAATACTCTATAATAGAGTGTGGTAGTAAAAGTACGATACCTCAGTTTATACGTCTTTTGAACGGGTTTAGAATACCCTATACAGCTGTATACGATAAGGATAAGCATAATTGGAGAACTGAATATGACAAAGAAAATGCAGAATATAAGAATAAGGGGATTCAAAGGAGTATAGACTATTCTATAGGAAGTTATGTGGAGTTTGAAAATGATATAGAAGAAGAGATCGATAGCAGCGAAAGAGAGAGAAAAAACTACAGACACAAACCCTTTATGGCACTGAAAAAAGTCATGGCAAAGGATTATGTTATACCTGATAAGCTTAAAATTAAAGTGGAGAAAATATTTAAATAA
- a CDS encoding pyruvate carboxylase gives MSRKFKRVLIANRGEIAIRIIRACKELGIRAVAIYSEEDKTSLFRMKADEAYMIGKNKGPIDAYLSIDEIISLAKKKGVDAIHPGYGFLSENPEFARKCDEAGIEFIGPTAEMMESLGDKIKSKIVASKVGVPTIPGVDKPIKSEEDLLSFSETCGYPIMLKAAAGGGGRGMRIVRTQSELIDSYRSAKNEAMKAFGIDDIFVEKYVEEPKHIEVQILGDKCGNIVHLYERDCSVQRRHQKVVEITPAITLSDEKRKIICEDAIKIAKSVSYRNAGTLEFLVDKDENHYFIEMNPRVQVEHTISEMVTGVDIVQSQILIAEGYRLDSEEIGIPSQDSIETRGYSIQCRITTEDPVNNFAPDTGKIDVYRTSSGFGIRLDGGNGYSGAVISPYYDSLLVKIVSHGRTFEDARRKALRSIKETKVTGVKTNVAFLINVLNHPVFAKGDCNTSFIANHSELFENSVKHDFEGNVVKFIAEKVVNETHGAEKDFDVPVVPGAKKPDNLYGTKQILEEKGPQGVVEWIKAQNKLLLTDTTMRDAHQSLMATRVRTTDMTKIAKDTSILAKDLFSIGCWGGATFDVSYRFLKESPWDRLREIRKRVPNVLLQMLIRGSNAVGYKNYPDNVIKEFIKQASDNGVDVFRIFDSLNWVKGMELSIQEVIKNGKIAEACICYTGDILDSKKNKYTLQYYIDKAKEIEKTGAHILGIKDMSALLKPYAAFKLVKALKENVSIPIHLHTHDTTGNGVATCLMAAEAGVDIVDTAFDAMSGLTSQPSLNSIVAALENTDRDTGIDLQDVQKISDYWNAVRPVYAQFESGLKSGSTEIYKYEIPGGQYSNLKPQVESFGLGHRFNEIKEMYGKVNTMLGDIVKVTPSSKMVGDLGIFMVKNDLTPENFLEKGKDMAFPDSVVAYFKGMMGQPDGGFPEDIQKIVLKGEKAITCRPGELLPPEDFDAIMKNLSAKHGIKATMEDAISYALYPDVFEAYLEYLKEYGDFSSIGSDIYFHGLAEGETCEVKIGEGEALVITLLQISKVDSEGYRTVTFELNGNRTEVRVKDKSQKVVLGEDTEAKMADSGNEKHIGASIPGTVTKVLVKEGEEVTENQVVVIIEAMKMETNITAKIAGTIKEIYAKEGQGVKAGQLLIKMDE, from the coding sequence ATGTCTAGAAAGTTTAAAAGAGTTTTGATTGCAAACAGAGGTGAAATTGCAATAAGAATAATAAGGGCGTGTAAGGAGCTTGGCATAAGGGCTGTTGCCATATATTCTGAAGAGGACAAAACATCTCTTTTCAGAATGAAGGCAGATGAAGCCTATATGATCGGTAAGAACAAGGGTCCTATTGACGCTTATCTTTCAATAGATGAAATAATCAGTCTAGCTAAGAAAAAGGGAGTAGATGCAATACATCCAGGATACGGATTTCTTTCTGAAAATCCTGAATTTGCCAGAAAATGTGACGAAGCCGGAATAGAGTTTATAGGACCTACAGCTGAGATGATGGAGAGTCTAGGGGATAAAATAAAGTCTAAAATCGTTGCATCAAAAGTGGGAGTTCCAACTATTCCAGGTGTTGACAAGCCCATAAAATCTGAGGAAGATCTCCTTTCTTTTTCAGAAACCTGCGGTTACCCTATAATGCTAAAGGCTGCCGCCGGTGGTGGAGGACGTGGGATGCGTATAGTTAGAACTCAATCTGAACTTATTGACTCATATAGAAGTGCAAAAAATGAAGCCATGAAGGCCTTTGGAATAGATGATATATTTGTAGAAAAATATGTTGAGGAGCCAAAGCATATAGAGGTTCAGATTTTAGGAGATAAATGTGGAAACATAGTACACCTGTATGAAAGAGACTGTTCTGTACAGAGAAGGCACCAAAAGGTTGTGGAAATAACTCCTGCAATTACTTTGTCAGACGAAAAAAGAAAAATCATATGTGAAGATGCAATTAAAATAGCAAAATCTGTTAGCTACAGGAATGCAGGTACACTTGAGTTTTTGGTGGACAAAGATGAAAATCACTACTTCATCGAGATGAATCCTAGAGTACAGGTAGAGCACACTATCAGTGAGATGGTAACAGGAGTAGATATTGTACAGAGCCAGATTCTGATAGCTGAGGGTTATAGACTAGATTCTGAAGAGATAGGAATACCGTCACAAGATAGCATAGAGACAAGGGGATATTCTATACAGTGTAGAATTACTACAGAAGATCCTGTGAATAACTTTGCACCAGATACAGGAAAGATAGATGTATACAGAACAAGTTCTGGTTTCGGAATACGTCTTGATGGAGGAAATGGATATTCAGGAGCTGTAATTAGTCCGTACTATGACAGCCTTCTGGTAAAAATTGTATCTCATGGAAGAACTTTTGAAGACGCTAGAAGAAAAGCACTGCGTTCAATAAAAGAGACAAAGGTTACTGGTGTAAAAACAAATGTTGCTTTTCTTATAAATGTTCTGAATCATCCTGTATTTGCTAAAGGAGATTGCAACACTAGCTTTATCGCAAATCACAGTGAATTATTTGAAAATTCTGTAAAACATGACTTTGAAGGAAATGTTGTAAAGTTTATAGCTGAAAAGGTAGTGAACGAAACTCATGGTGCAGAAAAAGATTTTGATGTTCCTGTAGTTCCAGGAGCTAAGAAACCTGACAACTTATATGGAACTAAGCAGATTCTCGAAGAAAAGGGACCTCAGGGAGTAGTTGAATGGATTAAGGCTCAGAATAAATTACTTCTGACAGATACCACTATGAGAGATGCACATCAATCTCTAATGGCTACCCGTGTGAGAACAACAGATATGACAAAAATAGCAAAGGATACCTCTATACTTGCTAAAGACCTATTTTCAATAGGATGCTGGGGAGGAGCTACATTTGACGTATCCTATAGATTCCTAAAAGAATCTCCTTGGGATAGGCTGAGAGAGATAAGAAAGAGAGTTCCTAATGTCCTTCTTCAGATGCTCATAAGAGGTTCTAACGCTGTTGGATATAAAAATTATCCTGATAATGTAATCAAAGAATTTATAAAGCAGGCCTCTGACAACGGAGTGGATGTTTTTAGAATATTTGATTCGCTGAACTGGGTAAAGGGAATGGAGCTTTCTATTCAGGAAGTAATAAAAAACGGGAAAATTGCTGAGGCATGTATCTGTTATACAGGGGATATACTTGACAGCAAAAAAAATAAGTATACACTTCAGTACTATATAGATAAAGCAAAGGAGATAGAAAAAACCGGGGCACATATTCTAGGAATTAAAGATATGTCGGCACTTTTGAAGCCTTATGCAGCCTTTAAACTTGTAAAGGCTCTGAAGGAAAATGTATCTATACCAATACATCTGCATACTCATGATACTACAGGAAATGGGGTAGCTACCTGTCTCATGGCTGCAGAAGCCGGTGTGGACATTGTGGATACGGCCTTTGATGCTATGTCAGGACTTACAAGTCAGCCGTCGCTAAACTCTATAGTTGCAGCCCTTGAAAATACAGATAGAGATACTGGAATCGATCTTCAAGATGTTCAAAAGATATCTGACTATTGGAATGCAGTAAGACCTGTCTATGCTCAATTTGAATCTGGTCTTAAGTCTGGTTCTACGGAAATATATAAGTATGAAATACCAGGAGGACAGTATTCAAACCTAAAGCCTCAAGTAGAGAGTTTTGGTCTAGGACATAGATTCAACGAGATCAAAGAGATGTACGGTAAGGTAAACACTATGCTTGGAGATATAGTAAAGGTAACTCCGTCTTCAAAGATGGTGGGAGACCTTGGTATATTTATGGTAAAGAATGATCTGACTCCAGAGAATTTCCTGGAAAAAGGTAAGGATATGGCATTCCCAGATTCAGTGGTAGCATACTTTAAAGGGATGATGGGACAGCCAGACGGAGGATTCCCAGAGGATATTCAAAAGATCGTCTTAAAGGGAGAAAAAGCTATAACATGCAGACCAGGGGAACTTTTACCTCCTGAGGATTTTGACGCAATCATGAAGAATCTGAGTGCTAAACACGGAATAAAGGCAACTATGGAAGACGCAATAAGTTATGCACTTTATCCTGATGTTTTTGAGGCGTATTTAGAGTATTTGAAGGAGTATGGAGACTTTAGCTCTATAGGTAGTGATATCTATTTCCATGGACTTGCAGAAGGTGAAACATGTGAAGTCAAAATAGGAGAGGGAGAGGCTCTTGTTATAACTCTTCTTCAAATTTCTAAAGTTGACTCAGAAGGATACAGGACTGTAACTTTTGAACTAAATGGAAACCGAACTGAGGTAAGGGTAAAGGATAAATCTCAGAAGGTGGTTTTAGGAGAGGATACCGAGGCAAAAATGGCTGACTCTGGAAACGAGAAGCATATAGGGGCTAGTATCCCTGGAACTGTTACAAAAGTTCTTGTAAAAGAGGGAGAGGAAGTAACAGAAAATCAGGTGGTTGTCATAATAGAGGCCATGAAGATGGAAACAAATATAACTGCAAAAATTGCAGGAACAATAAAAGAAATCTATGCAAAAGAAGGTCAAGGGGTAAAGGCAGGACAGCTCCTTATAAAGATGGATGAATAA